From one Streptomyces sp. N50 genomic stretch:
- a CDS encoding LapA family protein, whose translation MSPKTTESGGRTGQRERVLTPARITVLLLAVLALIFIFENTRATKIRLLIPEVTMPLWMALLGTAVIGALCGWYFMRRRR comes from the coding sequence ATGAGCCCGAAGACCACCGAGAGCGGCGGTAGGACCGGCCAGCGGGAACGCGTGCTGACGCCCGCCCGGATCACGGTTCTGCTGCTCGCCGTCCTGGCCCTGATCTTCATCTTCGAGAACACCCGCGCCACCAAGATCCGCCTGCTGATCCCCGAGGTCACCATGCCGCTGTGGATGGCGCTGCTCGGCACGGCGGTCATCGGTGCCCTGTGCGGGTGGTATTTCATGCGACGGCGCCGTTAG